In one window of Gossypium arboreum isolate Shixiya-1 chromosome 4, ASM2569848v2, whole genome shotgun sequence DNA:
- the LOC108459411 gene encoding uncharacterized protein LOC108459411: MQVVNPSLSQFTGTAFPVAAGGFNRDFGVKVQIGDDESSKQLEMEEKEEEEFSFDCLNPDGSPISADDVFLNGKIRPVFPFSNEDLVFANGNGSVSKPEDCEVSVRTPLKKVFVEGSPETASSSETTGPYRRIVEKTLPDTCKKSNSTGFSKLWRFKDFMIRSNSDGKDAFVFFNHTASSSGTSSVKAEKKSEKPKATIKQKSSKTTSAHEKLYFKNKAMREGEKRRSYLPYKQFGFFTNVNKLSRNLHPF; the protein is encoded by the coding sequence ATGCAAGTAGTGAATCCTTCTTTGTCTCAGTTCACTGGAACTGCTTTTCCGGTCGCTGCCGGTGGTTTTAACCGTGACTTTGGAGTTAAAGTGCAGATCGGAGACGACGAGTCGAGCAAACAGCTTGAAATggaagagaaagaagaagaagaattttCGTTTGATTGTTTAAATCCCGACGGTTCGCCGATATCGGCCGACGACGTTTTCCTTAACGGTAAGATCCGTCCGGTTTTTCCGTTTTCTAACGAAGATCTTGTTTTCGCTAACGGAAACGGTTCCGTTTCAAAGCCTGAAGATTGTGAAGTGTCTGTAAGGACTCCATTGAAGAAGGTTTTCGTTGAAGGTTCGCCGGAAACGGCGTCGTCTTCGGAAACAACGGGACCGTACCGGAGGATCGTGGAGAAAACGTTGCCGGACACGTGTAAGAAGAGCAATTCAACGGGATTTTCAAAGCTTTGGAGGTTTAAAGATTTCATGATTCGAAGTAATAGCGACGGTAAAGATGCCTTCGTGTTTTTTAACCATACGGCGTCGTCTTCCGGTACTTCgtcggtaaaagctgaaaagaAAAGCGAAAAACCAAAGGCGACGATAAAACAGAAGAGTAGCAAAACGACGTCAGCTCATGAAAagctttattttaaaaacaaagcaATGAGGGAAGGGGAAAAACGACGGTCGTATTTGCCGTATAAGCAATTTGGGTTTTTTACTAACGTTAATAAGCTAAGCAGAAATCTTCATCCTTTTTAG
- the LOC108459126 gene encoding proline-rich receptor-like protein kinase PERK13, translating into MSELEESLTLENNTSSPSPPSPSKDSKSNEESKDGNSTPSSNWSPSPPSVGDDVSNKKASSSPSNNESFDLSPPSPPPKKSSPPTSSPSPETPPSPSNKQSPPSPSTPSSSSSPPPSPPPPPPPPPPEEQSPPPPSPTPSKKQSPFSSSPSPPPPKKQSSPPSSPPPPKQKSSPPSDSSSRNSPQSPSEKSPLPPPPLLTTSPPQPPSSETSKSLYPSPGFSSPAPNVATKTLSELSPHASALRPPQSSPNAIGASPPSKGGPNDQKGHAIAKNAKYDVMIDATVVGAFFIVAFIALFFFVRKKGKKKEAFTPPPTNIEVKSDAAYYNPQLDGLDSTLVNGSEAQRLNNYHGPESGIIAGSKTFFTYEELMEMTDGFARDNIIGEGGFGCVYKGRMPDGRFVAVKRLKVGNGQGEREFKAEVEIISRIHHRHLVSLVGYCISENQRLLIYDFVRNKTLEHHLHGKGMPVLEWPQRMKIAIGAAKGLAYLHEDCHPRIIHRDIKSANILLEDDFEAQVADFGLARLNDSSQSHVSTRVMGTFGYLAPEYASSGKLTDRSDVFSFGVVLLELITGRKPVDPTQPLGDESLVEWARPLLIQALETSDFSEIIDARLEKRYVESEVLMMIEAAAACVRRSATKRPRMALVVRALDFDGSDLTNGVKVGQSTVYDSAKYSEEILNFRRMALGTDTSSESDIYSDEFTSREISRGQPSWRSECSSSEFTSGESELQPIKKNGSGYSDNGTSGNCSGGRFN; encoded by the exons ATGTCGGAGTTGGAGGAGTCGTTGACGCTTGAAAACAATACTTCAAGCCCTTCTCCTCCGTCACCATCAAAAGACTCAAAATCAAATGAAGAATCGAAAGATGGTAATTCAACGCCATCGTCGAATTGGAGCCCTTCACCGCCGAGTGTTGGTGATGATGTTTCTAATAAAAAAGCATCTTCATCACCTTCAAACAACGAGTCGTTTGACCTATCACCACCTTCGCCACCGCCGAAAAAGAGTTCACCCCCTACGTCGTCACCATCGCCGGAGACACCTCCTAGTCCTTCTAATAAACAGTCACCTCCTTCACCATCAacaccatcatcatcatcatcaccaccaccttcacctcctcctcctcctcctcctcctcctcctgaGGAACAATCTCCACCACCTCCATCTCCTACCCCTTCGAAGAAACAATCACCTTTTTCATCGTCACCATCACCGCCACCTCCTAAGAAACAATCATCACCACCTTCATCACCTCCTCCTCCTAAGCAAAAATCATCACCACCTTCAGATAGCTCTTCTAGGAACTCACCACAATCTCCGTCGGAAAAATCACCCCTTCCTCCCCCACCTCTTCTGACAACTAGTCCACCACAACCACCATCTTCCGAAACTTCAAAATCACTATATCCGTCACCTGGATTTTCATCCCCAGCACCAAATGTTGCCACTAAAACATTGTCGGAACTTTCTCCTCACGCGTCAGCTCTTCGTCCACCGCAAAGCTCCCCTAATGCAATCGGCGCTTCTCCCCCTTCAAAAGGTGGCCCTAATGATCAAAAAGGACATGCTATTGCGAAAAACGCTAAATATGATGTTATGATTGATGCAACGGTGGTAGGGGCTTTTTTCATCGTAGCATTCATTGCCTTGTTTTTCTTTGTGaggaaaaaagggaaaaagaaagaagcCTTCACGCCACCACCTACTAATATTGAAGTGAAATCAG ATGCGGCCTACTATAATCCTCAACTTGATGGCTTGGATTCAACTTTGGTGAACGGTTCGGAGGCTCAAAGATTGAATAATTACCACGGTCCAGAATCGGGTATCATAGCCGGTTCCAAGACATTCTTCACGTATGAAGAGTTGATGGAAATGACCGACGGGTTCGCTCGTGACAACATTATTGGTGAGGGCGGGTTCGGGTGCGTGTACAAGGGTCGGATGCCCGACGGGAGGTTTGTGGCCGTTAAGCGATTGAAGGTAGGTAATGGGCAAGGCGAACGAGAGTTCAAGGCCGAAGTTGAGATCATAAGCCGTATTCATCATAGGCATTTGGTCTCTTTGGTTGGATACTGCATATCTGAGAATCAAAGGCTGCTAATATATGATTTCGTGAGAAATAAAACCCTTGAACATCATTTGCATG GTAAAGGAATGCCAGTGCTTGAATGGCCCCAAAGAATGAAGATTGCAATAGGAGCAGCCAAGGGTTTGGCATACTTACATGAAGATT GTCATCCAAGAATTATCCATAGGGACATTAAGTCAGCAAACATTCTATTGGAAGATGATTTTGAAGCACAG GTGGCGGACTTTGGACTTGCCAGACTTAATGACTCTAGTCAATCCCATGTTTCAACTCGTGTGATGGGAACATTCGG GTACTTGGCACCAGAGTATGCATCAAGTGGGAAGTTGACGGATAGATCTGATGTTTTCTCATTTGGAGTTGTGCTTTTAGAACTTATAACGGGTCGAAAACCCGTTGATCCGACTCAGCCCCTGGGTGATGAAAGTTTAGTCGAATGG GCACGACCTCTCCTCATTCAAGCCCTTGAAACTAGTGATTTTAGTGAAATAATTGATGCAAGGCTTGAAAAGCGTTACGTAGAGAGTGAGGTATTAATGATGATCGAGGCAGCCGCCGCTTGTGTGCGGCGTTCCGCCACAAAACGGCCTCGCATGGCGTTG GTGGTAAGAGCATTGGACTTTGATGGATCTGATCTAACAAATGGGGTGAAAGTCGGTCAGAGCACTGTTTATGATTCTGCCAAGTATAGTGAAGAAATTTTGAACTTCAGGAGGATGGCACTTGGCACTGACACCAGCTCGGAATCGGACATTTACAGTGACGAGTTCACTTCAAGAGAAATATCACGTGGACAACCTTCATGGAGGTCCGAATGTAGTTCAAGCGAATTTACGAGCGGCGAATCAGAGCTTCAACCTATTAAAAAAAATGGTAGTGGATATAGTGACAATGGCACATCGGGGAACTGCAGCGGCGGTCGCTTCAACTGA
- the LOC108459821 gene encoding uncharacterized protein LOC108459821, with translation MSETQQPVVVYPNTVSSGQVEPSHSHSDGSFGTVFIVLAIIIVISSIACFLGRLCTRRVSQPKPTKQSKSSNPRPKGNDIELGFDGRFPTAKPVGGHGGGGDQSKRFKMLGNEDPRGFRSMPGKHGDVKGFKVHGNGDLRGFRIHGNGNIEGDPKHVDVGVL, from the coding sequence ATGTCTGAAACACAACAACCCGTTGTCGTTTACCCAAACACTGTGTCATCAGGGCAAGTAGAACCATCTCATTCTCACTCAGATGGATCCTTTGGCACAGTTTTTATAGTACTTGCAATCATCATTGTTATATCATCCATAGCTTGCTTTCTTGGAAGACTATGTACTCGGCGGGTAAGCCAACCAAAACCCACTAAGCAAAGCAAAAGCTCTAATCCACGACCTAAAGGAAACGACATAGAGTTGGGGTTTGATGGTCGGTTCCCAACTGCAAAACCTGTCGGCGGCCATGGCGGCGGCGGTGACCAAAGCAAAAGGTTCAAAATGCTTGGAAATGAAGATCCTAGAGGGTTTAGATCAATGCCTGGAAAGCATGGggatgttaaaggatttaaagTGCATGGAAATGGGGATCTCAGAGGATTTAGAATCCATGGAAATGGAAACATTGAAGGTGACCCTAAGCATGTTGATGTTGGAGTACTTTAA